One genomic region from Pseudorca crassidens isolate mPseCra1 chromosome 11, mPseCra1.hap1, whole genome shotgun sequence encodes:
- the LOC137202714 gene encoding MORF4 family-associated protein 1-like yields MVIAKRVKTGCPFRGRIERKERSSGVTHDPPRLFFVIQSLVQSPEKGYSRLAENQEEKKGSILRVWFTSTGAVTVDQPSPGDCGSEAVAGKIWPLDLGEVEALDEVDTLEPEVDLEQFLLPGINQMLEDITELTRKAGSMCLRTRGKLWEMDLLLIRIKTQVEASEDGALNGRPGGEADNRVSELCEKAKEIEKVAEMLVELVWRMEKSEAS; encoded by the exons ATGGTAATAGCTAAAAGAGTTAAAACTGGTTGCCCCTTTAGAGGAAGGATCGAGAGAAAAGAGAG gtcttcaggaGTGACCCATGATCCCCCTAGACTCTTCTTTGTAATCCAAAGTCTGGTTCAAAGCCCAGAAAAGGGATATTCACGTCTTGctgaaaatcaggaagaaaagaaaggcagcaTCTTAA GAGTGTGGTTCACTTCGACTGGAGCAGTAACTGTTGATCAGCCATCTCCAGGGGACTGTGGGTCTGAAGCAGTGGCAGGAAAAATCTGGCCCTTGGACCTGGGCGAGGTGGAAGCTCTGGACGAGGTGGACACGCTGGAGCCGGAGGTGGATTTGGAGCAGTTCCTGCTCCCGGGTATCAACCAGATGCTGGAGGACATCACGGAGCTCACCCGAAAAGCCGGGAGCATGTGTCTGAGGACCAGGGGCAAACTGTGGGAGATGGACCTTCTGCTCATCCGGATAAAAACACAGGTGGAGGCCTCAGAGGACGGCGCCTTGAATGGACGTCCCGGTGGGGAGGCTGACAACAGAGTATCAGAATTGTGCGAGAAGGCCAAGGAGATTGAAAAGGTGGCAGAGATGTTGGTCGAGCTGGTCTGGCGGATGGAGAAAAGTGAAGCGTCCTGA